The following is a genomic window from Tautonia marina.
TTATTCGCCTTCGAGGAAAGCCGCGAGCAACTGTTCCGCAACGCCGCCGGCTGGGGGGCCGACTTCGCGACCCTCGAAGCCCAGGGGTTGCTCAAGGTGCTCTGCACCTATCCCGAATCGACCACGCTGGAAGACACGCTTATCCTTATCAAAGAAACGGTCGAAGAATTCCAGCCCGACCGAATCGCCGTCGATAGTCTCTCGGCCCTGGAACGGGTCGCGCCGGTCAAGAGCTTCCGAGAGTTCGTCATCGGCCTGACCTCGGCGATCAAGGACAAGGAAGTTCCCGCGCTGTTCACGGCCACGACCGACAGCCTGCTCGGCGGCTCGTCGATCACCGAGGCTCATATCTCAACCATTACCGACTCGATTATCCTGCTCCGCTATGTCGAGCTGTTCGGAGAGATCCGACGCGGCATGACCGTGCTCAAGATGCGCGGTTCGTGGCACGAAAAGGTGATCAGAGAGTTCACGATCGACGGCTCCGGCCTGCACCTGGGCCATCCGTTCCGCAACGTTTCGGGGATCCTCTCCGGCATGCTCTCGCATGCGGGCTCGTCGCCGTCGAATCGGATCGACGACCTGTTCCAGGACGACCCCCCGCCTCCACCGGCTCATTAATCCCGATGTCCCGCCCCCCTCAGCGAGGTTTCGAGGATGGAAGGATCGAATGAGCGAAGGGAGCCCGCATCCCTGCCACTGGGCGGGCCAGGCCCTCCCCAGATCGCAGCCGCTCCCTTTCAGCAAATGGTCGAGCATGGCGCCGATGGCCTGGCGATCCTCGACGCCTCGGGAGTCATCGTCTATGCCAATCCGGCCGCCTCGGCCCTGCTGGGCCGGCCCTTGAATCTGTTGATCGGTCGGCCGCTGGGCTTGCCGGTCGTCGCCTTTCAATCGGCCGAGATCGACGTGCCGACGGCCGGAGAGTCGGCACGCATCGTCGAGCTTCGATCAACCCAAGTGGACTGGGAAGGCGGCCCCGCCTTGCTCGTCGGCCTGAGAGACGTCACCGCCTATCGTCGCCTCGTCGACAACCAGCGCTTCCTCGTTCGGGCCGGGGCCGAGCTGGCCCATTCGCTCGATCTTCCCACCACCCTCGCCCAGATCTCCCAGCTCGTCATTGAGGATCTGGCCGATGGCTGTCTAATCGACCTGATCCAGCCCGACGGCACCGTCCTCCGTCCGATTGCCCGGCACGCGACCGCCGAGGATGACGCCCTGCTGGCTCCGCTTCGAGACGGCTCCTGCGTCGATCTGAACGAACCCATCGGCCTTCCTCGCGCCCTCCGCACCGGCCGTCCCAAGATCTACAACCGCACCACCGAGTCGGCCATCGACTCACTGGCGACCGATCCCGTCCGTCGTCAAACGCTCCGGCAGATCGGCATCGGTTCCATCATGATCCTGCCCCTGATTGCTCGGGACCGGATCCTCGGGGCCTTGACCCTTTTGACCACGCGTCCCGGTCGCTTTTTCTCGGCCGCCGATCTTCCCAGTGCCGGAGAACTGGCCACCCTGGCCGCACTGGCCATCGACAACGCCCAACTCTATGACAACGCCCGAGAGGCCGTTCGACGCCGAGACGAATTCCTCGCCATGCTCTCCCACGAGCTGCGCAACCCCCTCTCCTCGATCATTCACGCCACCACCCTGCTCCAGAGCCACCAGAACCTCCACTCCGATCAGACCGGGGCGATCGAGGTGGTGGCCCGCCAGTCTCAACAGATGAGCCGATTGCTCGACGACCTGCTCGATATCTCTCGGGTCACCCGGGGGATCATTCATCTGGAGCGCCTGCCGGTCGATCTGCTCGACGTGCTCGATCAGGCTCTCGAATCGGCCCGGCCGGCGATCGAATCGGCCGGACATCGCCTGCACCTGAACCTCTCGGGCGGCTTGATGCCGGTGATCGGCGATCAAACCCGGCTGGTCCAGGTCCTGATCAACCTGCTCACGAACGCCGCGCGTTACACCCCCTCCGGCGGCGACATCTGGCTGGAGATGGCCTCGAGACCGCAGACGGTGGAGCTTGTGGTTCGAGACAACGGCATCGGCATCGAACCCGAGTTCCTTCCCCAGATCTTTGACCTGTTCACCCAGGGACGCCGCAGCCTCGATCGCTCGCAAGGGGGCCTTGGCATCGGTCTGACGCTGGTCCGGGAAATCGTCGAGCTGCACGACGGCTCCATCTCGGCCTTCAGCGACGGCCCGGGGCTTGGCAGCACCTTCCGGGTCCGATTGCCGGTTGCCAGTGTGCAAACGGACCCAATCAATACGCCGATCACACCGGCTCCCCGTCAGACTCCTTCGGAGCTGCGCCCCCTTCGCATCCTGCTGGTCGAGGATCACGACGACAACCGCGAGATGCTCCGCACCCTCCTGATGCTCAGCGGCCATCAGGTCGAAACTGCCGCCGACGGCCACGCGGCGCTCGACGCCCTCCGACATCGGCCCGACCTGTCCCTCATCGACATCGGGTTACCCGGCATCGACGGCCTGACGCTCGCTCGGATCGTTCGATCCGACCCCGATCTCAGCGACCTGACCCTGATCGCCGTGACCGGCTACGCCCGTCCCGAAGACCGTGCCGAGAGCCTCGACGCGGGCTTCGACGACCATCTCCCCAAACCCGTTCGGATCGATGACCTGAAGCGTCTGCTCGATCGCCTTCCTCGGTCTGCCGATCCGTGATCCCCCCCTTTCAGACCACGACCGCCCAAACCCCGGCTTCGCCCCCCCTCGATCACCCTCCGGCATCGCCGCCGCCGTCCATCGGAGCGAACCGGGCCGCCGCGACGGCCGAGGGGGTTTCGATCGCCGCCAACGTTCCTTGATCGAGCCGAGCGACCCGATCGGCCACGAGACGGTCGAGCAGCGGGTCGGGACCGAGCGGGGGCCCCAGCAGGAACGCCACCTGCGGATGTCGAGCCGCCAGGTCTTCCCGGGCCGCCGTCAGGTCGCGCAACAGGTGAACCCCCATCGAAAGAAAATAGGGGACCATCAGCACCCGAGTCGCCCCCCGAGCCACGCAGCGATCCCCCGCCTCGGGAATCTCCGGCTCGGTCAGCTCTAGAAACCCTGCTTCCACGATCGGATACCCCCCCTGCTCGGCCATCCGCTCGGCCAGGCGTCGCAGGTCGGCGTTGGCCGGTTCGTGTCGGCTTCCGTGGGCGATCAGCAAGACGGCCGTCACGGGTTCAGTCTGCGGCTGGGGCATCGGGAACACCTCGGAGCCCTTTGGGATGGGGGCGGGCGTGTCGTCATGTCGGAAACGGTCCACCAAGGAACCTCTCCCGATTGTTTGCCACCCCGACGACTCCGGCAAGGGCGCGTCTCGGCACAAAGCGGATGGCAATGAACCGCCCGCATCACTCCCCGCGCAACGAAGAACCGCCGCTCCCGGCGATCGTTCCGATCCGGAACGAGGCGGAAGCGGCGGTGTGGCGTCTCGTCAACTCCAGGCACTCACCAACCAGAAAAACCTGGCGGAGGCTCCCCTCAGCGGGGGAATCCCCCGGTCGTCGGCGGACCTCCCGGAACGGGGAACAATTCGGGCAAGCTGCCCGGAACGGCCGGAGGAGGAGGAGCCGCCGCCGGCAGGCCCAGCGGCGAGACTCCGGCCGGAACCGGCGGCGGGGGAGGCGCCGAGGCCGGCTTGGCCAGGGCACCGGGATGGCGGTCGGCGGCCGTTTCGGGACGAGCGGTCACGACCACCAGACGTTCGACCACCGCCGATCGTCCCCACTTCTCGGCCACCGATCGCGCCCCGAGGCTAATCAAGAGGCTTTCCCCCGGCTTGACTGGCCAGGCTCCCTCGACATGCGACCGGATGACCTCCGGCACCTGGAACGACGCCTGAAGCTTCATCGCCCCGGTTTTCGAGACCGAGGGATCGTTCCCCTCGCCGAAGCGGCGGAAAAGGCCCGCGATCGGGCGATCATCCCCCGCACCGGGACCTTGAATCGCGTCTTCGAACGACCCGGTATGCACCCCTTGCAGGCTCGTCTCGTCGAGGTTCACTCCCATGACCAAACCTTCAGGAGACGGCGTGGCCGAGAGGGCCATGTCCAGACCATTGTGCATCTGTTCCAGGATCGGCTGATAGGCCAGGCCCCCTTCGCGGCCGGTCGGCTTCTCTCCCTGGCGTTCGAGATCGACGATGAGCTGGATGGTTGACCCGGTCATCGTCCGGGCCGATTGACCAGCCCCGGCCACCGCCGAGGGGGCCTGGACCACAGAGGAACGCGAAGACTTTTCGGCATGGTCAATCAGGTCTCGGACCGCCGGCTCACCGACGGCCCAGACCATCAGGCCCGCCTGCCATTCGAGTCGTCGAGTGCGACCCTTGAGAACCCCTCGCCAGTCGAGCCCTTCGACCTGAAGATCACGGACCTCGAACACGTAACGAGGACCATTGCCGTTGACGTTGCCCTTCGACCCTTCGGCCGGGGTTTCCCTCGGCAGCGCCGAGGGGTCCGGGATGGGGGCCGAAGGCGGCACGGGCGACGGTAATTGCGGGGGGCCTTCGAGCGGCGCCAGGAGCAAGACCAACGACGAGACAATCGCGCCGAGCATCTGGGAGTCCCTCCCTCCGAGCTGGCAATTCGTATCTATCCGTTCCCCTCTGGAACCGAGTGACCGGCCCCGGGCGCGGCGGATCATAGCCCTGAGCGCCGAAACGGTCAACCGAACTCCTGCCCCTGGTTTCGAGCCAAGCCGGATCAGTCGGCTCTGGGCCGCTCGGTCCAGGGACGAGCCGCCGCGTCGGGTGGGTGAGGCTCTTCGGGAAACGGCTCCAGATGGACGAGGACATCTCGCAAGGTCGGAAAGGCTTCAAGTAAGCGATCCTTGACCCGATGGCCGATCCGGTGCCCCTCGGCAATGGTGAGATGGGGGTCGACTTCCAGATGGATGTCGGCGAAGTACTCCAGCCCCGACTTCCGCACCCAGAGGGTCTCGACCCCCTTGACCTCGTCATCGGCCAGGGCTTCGGCCTCGATCCGGGAGACAAACTCTCCCTCGGCCTGTGCGTCCATCAGCTCGTGAGCACTTTCCCAGGTCAGCACCAGTGCCGACCGCACGATGATCCCCATGACAACCAGGGCCGCCACCTCGTCGGCGAAGCGATACCCCGGCCCTCCCCATCGCACCACCGACAGGCCGATCAGGACCGCCAGCGCGCTGAAGGCATCGGCCCGATGGTCCCAGGCGTTGGCGACCAATGCCCTCGACCCCGTCCGCCGGCCGATCCCGAGCTTGTAACGGAACAGGACTTCCTTGATCACCACGTTGACGGCGGCGATGACGAGGGTCCACCCCGGCGGAATCTCGTGCCGCTCCGGCAGGCGTCGAATCGCCTCGGTCGCAACCAGCACGGCCGAGCCGAGCACCAGCAGCGAGACGCTCAGGCCGGCGATCGCCTCGGCCCGGGTATGGCCGTACGGATGCTCCCGATCGGGTGGCCGTTGCGCCAGCCTCAGGGCGACCAGCACGGCGAGCGACGTGACCACGTCTCCCAGCGAGTTGACGGCGTCGGAGATCAGAGCAAACGAGTGCCCGACCAGCCCGCCGACCAGTTTCGCCACCCCCAGGCCGGCATTGACCACCAGGCCCAGGACCGCTGCGCCGACGACCTCGCGGTACAGGGCCGCTCGCGATTCCTCTCTCGGTACCCTCGGCCCCTGTGTCACGCGTCTCCGACCTCCCGGCCTCGATCGCCGGGGCTCGCTGCCCAGGCATTCCTCACTCTTATACCCGCCCGATCCGATTCGCGTCGGCGCGGATCTGTGTCATCGCCGAGATGAATTCGGGATGAAGCCCGCCGCAAGCGCTCCGACTCGAATTGAGCCGGATGTCGCATCCTGCTAAAATCCTTCGGATGAGCACGACACTGACCGAACCTGCCAGTTCACAACCCGCCTCCTCTCCCCTCGCCAACCTTCGCCACCGAGCCTCGCAGACGACGCCGTTGATGCGTCCGAGGTTCTACTACGGCTGGATCGTTCTGGGCGTCGCCGCAATGGCGATGTTCATGTCCGGCCCCGGACAATCGTACTCGATGGCGGCGTTCATCGACCCGATGCTCGCCGACCTCGGCCTGGCTCGCAGCCAGTACTCGCTGGCCTATCTGGTGGCCACCCTGATCAGCGGCTCGCTCTTGCCGATCGTCGGCCGATTGCTCGATGGCCGAGGGGCCCGGGTCGTCCTGCCGATCGTCGCAATCATGCTCGGCCTTTCCTGCTTCGGCATGTCCTGGGTGGCCGGCCCTCTGGCCCTGTACCTGGGCCTGACCTGCGTTCGATCGCTCGGCCAGGGGGCCCTGACTCTGATGGGCACCTGGATGGTCAGCCAGTGGTTCGAGCGTCGCCGAGGGATGGCGATGGGCCTGCTCGGCCTCGGCTCGACCCTCTCCTTCATGGCCTTCCCGGCCACGAACCTGGCCATGATCGGGCACTTCGGCTGGCGAGGGGCCTGGGTCGGTCTGGGCCTGGCCGTCTTGACCTTGCTGGCCATTCCCGCGCTGATCTTCGTCCGGAACCGGCCTGAGGATCTCGGCCTCGAACCCGACCGGATCGCCCCGAAGCCTGGCTCGGACGCGAGGACCGACGGCCGATCGTCCTACGCCTCGTGGACCTCGTCGCAGGCGCTCCGGACCGCCTCGTTCTGGAAGGTCATCTCGGCCATGAGCGTCGGGGCGATGGTCTCCACCGGCCTGGTCTTCCATCAGGTCTCGATCCTCGGCGACCGCGGCCTCTCGGGAGGGGTCGCGCTCTGGCTCCTGACGATTCAGGCGGCCTTCGCCTGCGTGACGAGCCTGGTCGGCGGGGCCCTGGCCGATCGGATCGCCCCGAGGAAGATGCTCGCGGCGAGCATGGCCTTCATGGTCGTGGCGATGGCCTTGCTGCTGGTCCCGGTGACGGCGGCGACGGCCCTGCTCTACTCGGCCCTGCTCGGCCTGCACACGGGAATCCAGCGGTATAGCGGATCGCTGACTCTGGCGGGGTACTTCGGCCGGGGGCACTTCGGCTCGATCAAGGGGATCGCCATGGCGGTCGTCATCGGAGCCTCGGCCCTGGGACCGTTGCCCCTGGCGATCGCCCGCGACAGCCTCGGCCACTACGACCTCTCGCTGCTCGCCATGATGATCTTCCCGATCGCCGCCGGCATCGCGGTCTGGTCGGCCCGGCCGCCGGTCCTGCCCGAAGCCAGCGAGCCCCTCGCGGCTCCCTCGGCCTGAGCAGAG
Proteins encoded in this region:
- a CDS encoding PAS domain-containing hybrid sensor histidine kinase/response regulator, whose protein sequence is MEGSNERREPASLPLGGPGPPQIAAAPFQQMVEHGADGLAILDASGVIVYANPAASALLGRPLNLLIGRPLGLPVVAFQSAEIDVPTAGESARIVELRSTQVDWEGGPALLVGLRDVTAYRRLVDNQRFLVRAGAELAHSLDLPTTLAQISQLVIEDLADGCLIDLIQPDGTVLRPIARHATAEDDALLAPLRDGSCVDLNEPIGLPRALRTGRPKIYNRTTESAIDSLATDPVRRQTLRQIGIGSIMILPLIARDRILGALTLLTTRPGRFFSAADLPSAGELATLAALAIDNAQLYDNAREAVRRRDEFLAMLSHELRNPLSSIIHATTLLQSHQNLHSDQTGAIEVVARQSQQMSRLLDDLLDISRVTRGIIHLERLPVDLLDVLDQALESARPAIESAGHRLHLNLSGGLMPVIGDQTRLVQVLINLLTNAARYTPSGGDIWLEMASRPQTVELVVRDNGIGIEPEFLPQIFDLFTQGRRSLDRSQGGLGIGLTLVREIVELHDGSISAFSDGPGLGSTFRVRLPVASVQTDPINTPITPAPRQTPSELRPLRILLVEDHDDNREMLRTLLMLSGHQVETAADGHAALDALRHRPDLSLIDIGLPGIDGLTLARIVRSDPDLSDLTLIAVTGYARPEDRAESLDAGFDDHLPKPVRIDDLKRLLDRLPRSADP
- a CDS encoding sirohydrochlorin chelatase gives rise to the protein MPQPQTEPVTAVLLIAHGSRHEPANADLRRLAERMAEQGGYPIVEAGFLELTEPEIPEAGDRCVARGATRVLMVPYFLSMGVHLLRDLTAAREDLAARHPQVAFLLGPPLGPDPLLDRLVADRVARLDQGTLAAIETPSAVAAARFAPMDGGGDAGG
- a CDS encoding cation diffusion facilitator family transporter, with protein sequence MTQGPRVPREESRAALYREVVGAAVLGLVVNAGLGVAKLVGGLVGHSFALISDAVNSLGDVVTSLAVLVALRLAQRPPDREHPYGHTRAEAIAGLSVSLLVLGSAVLVATEAIRRLPERHEIPPGWTLVIAAVNVVIKEVLFRYKLGIGRRTGSRALVANAWDHRADAFSALAVLIGLSVVRWGGPGYRFADEVAALVVMGIIVRSALVLTWESAHELMDAQAEGEFVSRIEAEALADDEVKGVETLWVRKSGLEYFADIHLEVDPHLTIAEGHRIGHRVKDRLLEAFPTLRDVLVHLEPFPEEPHPPDAAARPWTERPRAD
- a CDS encoding MFS transporter produces the protein MSTTLTEPASSQPASSPLANLRHRASQTTPLMRPRFYYGWIVLGVAAMAMFMSGPGQSYSMAAFIDPMLADLGLARSQYSLAYLVATLISGSLLPIVGRLLDGRGARVVLPIVAIMLGLSCFGMSWVAGPLALYLGLTCVRSLGQGALTLMGTWMVSQWFERRRGMAMGLLGLGSTLSFMAFPATNLAMIGHFGWRGAWVGLGLAVLTLLAIPALIFVRNRPEDLGLEPDRIAPKPGSDARTDGRSSYASWTSSQALRTASFWKVISAMSVGAMVSTGLVFHQVSILGDRGLSGGVALWLLTIQAAFACVTSLVGGALADRIAPRKMLAASMAFMVVAMALLLVPVTAATALLYSALLGLHTGIQRYSGSLTLAGYFGRGHFGSIKGIAMAVVIGASALGPLPLAIARDSLGHYDLSLLAMMIFPIAAGIAVWSARPPVLPEASEPLAAPSA